A single window of Eucalyptus grandis isolate ANBG69807.140 chromosome 1, ASM1654582v1, whole genome shotgun sequence DNA harbors:
- the LOC104450682 gene encoding LOW QUALITY PROTEIN: 2-alkenal reductase (NADP(+)-dependent) (The sequence of the model RefSeq protein was modified relative to this genomic sequence to represent the inferred CDS: inserted 3 bases in 3 codons): protein MRNKQVIFRDFLAKGAFPKESDMEVTESTIEVTSAVAEGSKGVLVKNLYLSCDPYMRGRMRKLTDPAESYIPSFQPGSPVTGLGVARVLESGHPNFKKGDLVWGLTGWEEYSLLPAPETCFKIEHTDVXLSYYTGLLGMPGLTAYGGFIELCSPKKGETVFISAASGAVGQLVGQLAKLFGCYVVGSAGSKEKVDLLKNKLGFDEAFNYKEESNLDAALKRYFPEGIDIYFENVXGKTLDVVLLNMKLHGRIAVCGMISQYNLEQPEGVHNLMQLIAKRVRMEGFNVLDYYHLYPKFLEMVXPPTKEGRIVYIEDTVEGLESGPTALVGLFSGRNVGKQVVLVARE from the exons atGAGGAACAAGCAGGTGATATTCAGGGACTTCCTTGCGAAGGGAGCCTTCCCCAAAGAGTCAGACATGGAGGTGACGGAGTCGACCATTGAAGTGACGAGTGCTGTCGCCGAAGGCTCCAAGGGAGTGCTGGTGAAGAATCTCTACCTCTCCTGTGATCCTTACATGAGGGGCCGTATGCGGAAGCTCACCGACCCGGCTGAGAGCTATATCCCCTCCTTCCAACCTGGTTCG CCTGTTACTGGACTTGGAGTGGCGAGAGTCCTGGAATCCGGGCATCCGAATTTCAAGAAAGGCGATTTGGTTTGGGGCCTCACAGGATGGGAGGAGTACAGTCTACTTCCAGCGCCAGAGACTTGCTTTAAGATCGAACACACCGATG CTCTCTCTTACTACACCGGTCTTTTGG GCATGCCAGGCCTTACTGCTTATGGCGGGTTTATTGAGTTATGCTCTCCTAAGAAAGGAGAAACTGTTTTTATATCGGCCGCATCAGGGGCGGTTGGTCAGCTTGTTGGCCAGCTTGCGAAGTTGTTCGGTTGCTATGTTGTTGGCAGTGCCGGCAGCAAAGAAAAG GTCGACTTGCTGAAGAACAAGCTCGGATTCGATGAAGCTTTCAACTACAAGGAAGAATCAAATCTGGATGCAGCACTGAAAAG GTACTTCCCTGAGGGGATCGACATCTACTTTGAAAATG GGGGAAAGACGCTGGATGTGGTGCTACTCAACATGAAGCTTCATGGTCGAATTGCGGTATGTGGAATGATCTCGCAGTACAACCTTGAGCAGCCTGAAGGCGTGCACAACCTGATGCAACTTATCGCGAAGCGAGTTCGAATGGAAGGTTTCAATGTGCTTGATTATTATCATCTCTACCCGAAGTTCCTGGAGATGG TGCCTCCCACTAAAGAGGGAAGGATTGTATATATTGAAGACACTGTCGAAGGGCTCGAGAGTGGTCCGACGGCCCTGGTCGGGCTGTTTTCCGGCCGCAATGTCGGGAAACAGGTGGTCCTGGTTGCTCGTGAATGA